From the genome of Monomorium pharaonis isolate MP-MQ-018 chromosome 2, ASM1337386v2, whole genome shotgun sequence, one region includes:
- the LOC105831622 gene encoding KIF-binding protein, protein MFALLRQLIEDRRAYFQSEAKPIETEKSMNISKKFLEALTLSFEAKYLGEDVKPSKKENKVKAVEKRLTVLYNYIMDTSTNSKLDDIIALATAYHNIGQVYVASTKFEELNFAVVCFSKCLELLQEKHIILNPKSILTSISVLNDLNLVCDKVEKKRHTSKFLNAAMELYLKYIVNADYPDPVNIATIVDIKEEESNPRTMLDTLHQATLRDLGIQYLIKPKDKHRFVIYLHILIKDRLSQMISEERKFQENFNCFDVALTLFDLSKYFLANARFVEARNHIITADYLTCKFSDTFIKDTTERKDSKSQFSLYERLDYVCAVSARCWGTYGVSLLRFWVDKFLQNKKENSCEFDISKLKIKSEEEDSSKLLIFSNLEEELKQIANQITYTRILNLTDAKSTFVQTLRYLDKAKKYFTTDTDIDSYMEIVLEISAAYKYLAGFEQHRDKQIKLHKRRVECLEGLCEKFSITVKEDGESQLYKQILYELMTSCSTVIDLMLEEMYYNMSFKDVCAKVNHFTKLISISINYLKH, encoded by the exons ATGTTCGCACTTCTCAGACAATTGATAGAAGACAGACGTGCATATTTTCAATCTG AAGCGAAGCCGATCGAAACCGAGAAAAGTATGAAtatcagcaaaaaatttttggaagcTCTAACATTGTCGTTTGAAGCAAAGTATCTAGGTGAAGACGTAAAGCCCTCTAAAAAGGAAAACAAAGTCAAAGCGGTAGAGAAAAGGCTaactgtattatataattatataatggaTACTTcaacaaattcaaaattagaTGACATTATTGCTTTAGCGACAGCTTATCATAATATAGGGCAAGTATATGTTGCGTCTAcaaaatttgaagaattaaattttgctgTGGTATGCTTCTCAAAATGTTTAGAATTGTTACAAGAAaaacacataatattaaatcccAAATCTATATTAACATCCATAAGTGTCCTTAACGACTTAAATTTAGTTTGTGACAAAgtagagaaaaagagacatACTTCCAAATTCTTGAATGCAGCAATGGAGCTATATTTGAAGTACATAGTAAACGCCGATTATCCTGATCCTGTTAATATAGCAACCATTGTTGATATTAAAGAAGAAGAATCAAATCCCAGAACTATGTTGGACACTCTTCATCAAGCAACTTTACGGGATTTAGGAAttcaatatttgataaaaccCAAAGATAAGCATAGATTTGTAATATACTTGCATATCTTAATAAAAGATCGATTGTCACAAATGATATCTGAGGaaagaaaatttcaagaaaattttaactgtTTCGATGTGGCTTTAACCTTATTCGATCTATCTAAATACTTCCTAGCAAACGCTCGTTTTGTTGAAGCAAGAAATCACATCATCACAGCAGATTATTTAACATGCAAATTTTCTGATACATTTATCAAGGATACAACAGAAAGAAAAGATTCTAAATCACAATTCAGTTTGTATGAGAGACTTGATTACGTATGTGCTGTTAGTGCTAGATGTTGGGGCACCTATGGAGTTTCACTTTTACGTTTTTGggttgataaatttttacaaaataaaaaagaaaattcttgtgaatttgatatttcaaagttaaaaatCAAATCTGAAGAAGAGGATTCGTcaaaattactaatattttccaatttaGAAGAAGAACTAAAACAAATAGCTAATCAGATCACATATACACGTATATTAAATCTTACAGATGCGAAATCGACTTTTGTACAAACTTTAAGATATCTTGATAaagcaaagaaatattttaccaCAGACACTGATATTGACTCTTATATGGAAATAGTACTTGAAATTTCCGCagcgtataaatatttagcagGTTTCGAACAGCACAGAGATAAACAGATAAAACTACATAAACGACGAGTAGAATGTTTAGAAGGcctttgtgaaaaatttagtataacAGTTAAAGAAGATGGAGAATCGCaactttataaacaaattttgtatgaATTGATGACTTCGTGTTCCACAGTTATAGATTTAATGCTAGAGGAAATGTATTATAACATGTCATTTAAAGACGTATGTGCGAAAGTTAATCATTTCACGAAATTGATCtcaataagtattaattatttaaaacattaa
- the LOC105832103 gene encoding DNA-directed RNA polymerase I subunit RPA2 — protein sequence MLVEPTLTNTSPNFGKSPDEQNEILQSLGTPHIDSFNYMLEDGLFQNLKDSTLVYLTLPNDEKVVLWLDDVHIYKPAVPSNTIGVKTHKIYPSECRQRGVTYKGKILVRIGWSINGKEQEILEKDLGEVPIMLKSNRCHLNKMSPKELVTHGEHEQEWGGYFIIKGLERLVRMLIMTRRNYPIAIKRPTWKGHGELFSEFGILLRSVRDDNSTVNNTLHYVIDGSAKFAFTYKKATYYVPLILMLKCLVDVTDVYIYKALLAGCEDDLYYNNSIINMLRAIHEEGLHWHEQCKAYIGKMFKVKFSELPTDATDIDVCDYIIKNCVAIHLDELADKFHLLVFMTKKLFALANNKCAVEGADSVMMQECLLGGHLYLQVLKEKLSYWLISVKHHILKRAKSAGNRYTLSVQEMLNVTKFRSNVDSQMEYFLSTGSVRSSSGLGLMQTSGLTIIVENINRMRYMSHFRAIHRGAFFQEMRTTEARQLLPDAWGFICPIHTPDGAPCGLLNHLTMNCIVTKHPDAKLKAAIPAVLVDLGMVPLSIADEWKNSYNVMLDGKLIGLIEDKIINKVVYKLRVLKIKGKEVPSTLEIALVPKKNGPTQYPGLFLFTSAARMMRPVINLATQKIEFIGTFEQIYLEICVRPNEAYEGLTTHQEVSQTTIFSNLANLIPLPDCNQSPRNMYQCQMSKQTMGTPCHNWQLQSQTKLYRLQTPSTPLFRPVHYDNINMDDFAMGTNAIIAVISYTGYDMEDAMVINKSSYERGFGHGTIYKSEFVDLNDKKSYFSRDPDKPDLVKTIDVDGLPMPGITIREGDAYYSYYDADNAQYVIGKYRGTETAYVDNVKLCGSLNNQDPRRACITFRVPRNPIVGDKFASRAGQKGILSRLYSVEDLPFTETGMIPDIIFNPHGFPSRMTIAMMIEVMAGKSAAVHGLVHDATPFRFNEENMAVDYFGKLLELGGYNYYGTERMYSGIYGCEITADIFFGIVYYQRLRHMVSDKWQVRSTGPIDQLTRQPIKGRRRGGGIRFGEMERDALISHGCSYLLQDRLFHCSDKITTLACQKCGSLLGPELIVKSRIDDDDKKCRLCGEEDTVEEIEIPYIFRFLLIQLASCNINIKLKFRRV from the exons ATGTTGGTGGAGCCTACATTGACGAATACATCGCCGAATTTCGGCAAATCACCAGACGAACAAAACGAG atATTGCAGTCTTTAGGCACACCTCACATCGACTCCTTTAATTACATGTTGGAAGATggtctttttcaaaatttaaaagatagtACTCTGGTATACTTAACTCTTCCTAATGACGAGAAGGTAGTCCTCTGGTTGGACGATGTACATATCTATAAGCCTGCTGTTCCTTCTAATACAATTGGTGTGAAAACACATAAGATATATCCATCAGAATGTCGACAGAGAGGTGTCACTTATAAGGGTAAAATACTTGTGAGGATTGGCTGGTCCATCAATGGTAAAGAGCAGGAGATTCTCGAAAAAGATTTAGGAGAAGTTCCAATCATGCTCAAG TCTAATCGGTGTCATTTGAACAAAATGAGTCCTAAGGAATTAGTCACTCATGGCGAACACGAACAAGAATGGGGTGGTTACTTCATAATCAAAGGTCTGGAGCGACTTGTACGTATGCTAATAATGACAAGACGAAACTATCCCATCGCCATCAAGAGGCCAACTTGGAAAGGTCACGGCGAGTTGTTCAGTGAGTTTGGTATTCTTTTAAGAAGTGTTCGGGACGATAACTCTACCGTC AACAATACACTTCACTATGTGATTGATGGTTCtgcaaaatttgcatttacatACAAAAAGGCTACGTATTACGTGCCATTGATATTAATGCTAAAATGTTTGGTGGACGTAACTGATGTGTACATTTACAAAGCATTGCTCGCTGGATGCGAGGATGAtctttattacaataacaGTATCATAAACATGTTACGTGCCATACATGAAGAGGGTCTACACTGGCATGAACAGTGTAAAGCTTACATAGGAAAGatgtttaaagtaaaattttctgaattGCCCACAGATGCGACTGACATAGACGTTTGTGATTACATTATTAA AAATTGTGTCGCTATTCATCTTGACGAGCTTGCCGATAAGTTCCACTTACTTGTGTTTAtgactaaaaaattgtttgctcTTGCGAATAACAAGTGTGCCGTTGAAGGTGCGGATTCCGTGATGATGCAGGAATGTTTATTGGGCGGGCACTTATATCTGCAAGTTCTCAAAGAGAAACTATCCTATTGGCTGATTAGTGTTAAGCATCATATTCTCAAACGTGCCAAGAGTGCTGGTAATAGATATACTTTAAGTGTGc agGAAATGTTGAACGTCACTAAATTTCGGAGCAATGTTGATTCACAAATGGAGTATTTCTTGTCCACTGGAAGTGTAAGGTCGTCTTCTGGTTTGGGACTTATGCAAACCTCTGGTCTCACGattattgtagaaaatatCAATAGAATGCGTTATATGAGTCATTTTCGTGCAATACACAGAGGCGCGTTCTTCCAAGAAATGAGAACTACTGAAGCTAGACAATTGTTGCCTGATGCTTGgg GATTTATTTGTCCGATTCATACGCCAGATGGTGCTCCATGCGGATTGCTCAATCACTTGACAATGAATTgtattgttacaaaacatccagatgcaaaattaaaagCCGCAATACCGGCAGTACTGGTAGACCTCGGAATGGTTCCGTTATCTATCGCGGATGAGTGGAAAAATTCGTATAACGTAATGTTAGATGGAAAATTGATTGGCTTGATAGaggacaaaattattaataaagtagtATACAAGCTAAGAGTACTTAAGATAAAGGGTAAAGAG GTACCATCTACATTGGAGATTGCACTAGTTCCAAAGAAAAATGGTCCAACTCAGTATCcaggattatttttatttactagcGCGGCTAGAATGATGAGACCAGTGATAAATCTAGCCACGCAAAAGATTGAATTTATAGGAACATTTGAACAGATTTACTTGGAGATTTGTGTGAGACCTAACGAAGCATACGAAGGg TTGACGACACATCAAGAAGTAAGCCAAACAACAATTTTCAGCAATTTAGCTAACCTTATTCCGCTGCCGGATTGTAATCAGAGTCCAAGAAACATGTACCAGTGTCAG ATGAGTAAACAAACAATGGGTACACCATGCCACAATTGGCAACTGCAATCCCAAACGAAATTATACAGATTGCAAACGCCTAGTACACCACTTTTTAGGCCTGTACATTATGACAATATTAACATGGATGACTTTGCAATGGGTACCAATGCAATAATTGCTGTTATCTCATATACG GGATACGATATGGAAGATGCAATGGTTATCAACAAGTCGTCGTACGAACGTGGTTTTGGACATGGAACGATTTACAAGTCCGAGTTTGTTGATTTGAATGATAAAAAGAGTTATTTCAGCCGCGATCCAGATAAACCTGACCTTGTAAAAACGATAGATGTTGATGGTTTGCCTATGCCAGGTATTACTATTAGAGAAGGAGACGCGTATTATTC ctATTACGATGCTGATAATGCCCAATATGTCATTGGAAAATATAGAGGAACAGAAACCGCCTATGTtgacaatgtaaaattatgtggttcattaaataatcaagATCCCCGAAGAGCGTGCATTACATTCCGTGTTCCt AGAAATCCCATTGTTGGAGATAAATTCGCGTCAAGAGCAGGACAAAAAGGAATTCTTTCGCGGCTGTATTCCGTCGAGGATTTGCCATTCACAGAGACCGGAATGATTCCcgacattatatttaatccgCACGGTTTCCCGAGTCGTATGACAATAG cTATGATGATCGAGGTAATGGCTGGGAAATCAGCTGCTGTGCATGGTTTAGTTCACGATGCCACGCCCTTTAGATTTAACGAAGAGAACATGGCCGTGGACTACTTcggaaaattattagaattaggcggttataattattatgggACCGAAAGAATGTATTCAGGCATTTATGGGTGCGAGATAACAGCCGACATCTTTTTTGGCATCGTGTATTATCAGAGATTGCGACATATGGTTTCTGATAAGTGGCAG GTGAGAAGTACCGGACCGATTGATCAGCTCACAAGACAACCCATTAAAGGTCGTCGACGTGGTGGCGGTATTCGATTTGGAGAAATGGAACGAGATGCCCTAATTTCACATGGTTGTTCATACTTGCTCCAAGACCGTCTTTTTCATTGTTCCGATAAAATAACA acATTAGCGTGTCAAAAGTGCGGCTCATTACTTGGACCAGAATTAATAGTGAAAAGTAGAATTGATGACGACGATAAAAAGTGTCGTTTATGCGGTGAGGAAGATACCGTAGAAGAGATCGAAATTCCGTATATCTTCagatttcttttaatacaaCTGGCgtcttgtaatataaatattaaactgaaaTTTAGGCGagtttaa
- the LOC105832104 gene encoding V-type proton ATPase subunit H isoform X1: MVDRANIKQMIPALPDEKIDMLAATSVLQQQAADIRNQHINWQSYFQSQMISKEDYDFIAAFDSSDAKTRENKLKENPHQAAKTFLNLLGHVSKDQTIQYILTMIDDMLQEDRSRVEIFREHSTRKRESVWGPFLNLLNRQDGFIMNMTSRIIAKLACWSHDLMEKTDLQFYLTWLKDQLKLSFDALQDHTDLHAGLEQDTAVEQAKEANDLHEFLNPNNEYIQSVARCLQMMLRIDEYRFAFVSVDGISTLLSVLSGRVNFQVQYQLIFCLWVLTFNPLLAEKMNKFNVIPILADILSDSVKEKVTRIILAVFRNLIEKVEDGQVAKEHCIAMVQCKVLKQLSILCQRKFDDEDITDDIEFLNDKLQASVQDLSSFDEYSTEVKSGRLEWSPVHKSGKFWRENASRLNEKNYELLRILVHLLETSKDPLVLSVASFDIGEYVRHYPRGKHIIEQLGGKQRVMQLLGHEDPNVRYEALLAVQKLMVHNWEYLGKQLEKEQTGATGAPTNKPGAQVPAKA, translated from the exons ATGGTGGATCGTGCGAATATCAAGCAGATGATACCGGCGTTGCCGGACGAGAAAATCG ATATGCTGGCAGCTACGAGTGTGCTCCAGCAGCAAGCTGCCGATATTAGGAATCAACATATTAATTGGCAATCATATTTCCA ATCACAAATGATATCAAAAGAAGACTACGATTTTATTGCGGCTTTTGATTCGAGCGATGCCAAAACAAGGGAGAATAAATTGAAGGAGAATCCACATCAGGCAgctaaaacatttctaaatttgcTTGGACATGTTTCAAAAGACCAGACAATTCAATATATTCTCACAATGATTGATGATATGTTACAG gAAGATCGCAGTCGTGTGGAAATCTTTCGCGAGCACTCTACACGAAAACGGGAATCTGTTTGGGGACCATTCCTCAATCTGTTGAACCGGCAAGATGGCTTTATAATGAATATGACATCGCGTATTATAGCTAAATTGGCTTGCTGGAGTCATGATCTCATGGAGAAAACCGATCTTCAGTTTTATTTAACATGGCTCAAGGATCAATTGAAACTTAGT TTCGATGCTCTTCAGGATCACACAGACTTGCATGCAGGACTAGAACAAGATACTGCTGTGGAGCAGGCCAAGGAGGCCAATGACCTGCACGAATTCCTCAACCCG aacaaTGAATACATTCAATCGGTGGCACGATGTCTACAAATGATGCTTCGTATAGATGAATATCGCTTTGCATTCGTGTCCGTCGATGGAATTTCGACCCTCCTTAGCGTTCTGTCTGGCAGAGTAAACTTCCAAGTGCAATATCAACTTATCTTCTGTCTATGGGTACTTACCTTTAATCCTCTCTTGGCAGAAAAGATGAACAA GTTCAATGTTATACCCATTCTTGCCGATATACTTAGCGACTCAGTCAAAGAAAAAGTAACACGTATTATACTTGCAGTTTTCAGG aatttaattgagaaaGTAGAAGATGGACAAGTTGCCAAGGAACATTGCATCGCTATGGTGCAATGCAAGGTTCTGAAACAACTTTCGATATTATGTCAACGAAAATTCGACGACGAAGATATCACCGATGATATCGAGTTCCTCAATGATAAGTTGCAAGCGTCAGTGCAAGATTTAAGTTCATTTGACGAATATTCGACGGAAGTGAAGTCTGGTCGTCTAGAATGGTCTCCTGTTCACAAATCAGGCAAATTCTGGCGCGAGAACGCAAGTCGTCTTAACGAAAAGAATTACGAACTTTTGCGGATTCTAGTTCATCTGTTAGAGACCAGTAAAGACCCGCTCGTACTCAGCGTAGCCAGTTTCGATATTGGCGAATACGTGCGCCATTATCCACGTGGCAAACA CATAATTGAACAACTTGGCGGAAAACAGCGCGTGATGCAACTTCTTGGGCATGAGGATCCTAATGTTAGATATGAGGCTCTCCTTGCGGTGCAAAAACTTATGGTACATAATTG gGAGTATCTTGGAAAGCAATTGGAAAAAGAACAGACAGGTGCAACTGGAGCACCTACTAACAAGCCCGGAGCACAAGTGCCAGCGAAGGCTTAA
- the LOC105832104 gene encoding V-type proton ATPase subunit H isoform X2 yields MVDRANIKQMIPALPDEKIDMLAATSVLQQQAADIRNQHINWQSYFQSQMISKEDYDFIAAFDSSDAKTRENKLKENPHQAAKTFLNLLGHVSKDQTIQYILTMIDDMLQEDRSRVEIFREHSTRKRESVWGPFLNLLNRQDGFIMNMTSRIIAKLACWSHDLMEKTDLQFYLTWLKDQLKLSNNEYIQSVARCLQMMLRIDEYRFAFVSVDGISTLLSVLSGRVNFQVQYQLIFCLWVLTFNPLLAEKMNKFNVIPILADILSDSVKEKVTRIILAVFRNLIEKVEDGQVAKEHCIAMVQCKVLKQLSILCQRKFDDEDITDDIEFLNDKLQASVQDLSSFDEYSTEVKSGRLEWSPVHKSGKFWRENASRLNEKNYELLRILVHLLETSKDPLVLSVASFDIGEYVRHYPRGKHIIEQLGGKQRVMQLLGHEDPNVRYEALLAVQKLMVHNWEYLGKQLEKEQTGATGAPTNKPGAQVPAKA; encoded by the exons ATGGTGGATCGTGCGAATATCAAGCAGATGATACCGGCGTTGCCGGACGAGAAAATCG ATATGCTGGCAGCTACGAGTGTGCTCCAGCAGCAAGCTGCCGATATTAGGAATCAACATATTAATTGGCAATCATATTTCCA ATCACAAATGATATCAAAAGAAGACTACGATTTTATTGCGGCTTTTGATTCGAGCGATGCCAAAACAAGGGAGAATAAATTGAAGGAGAATCCACATCAGGCAgctaaaacatttctaaatttgcTTGGACATGTTTCAAAAGACCAGACAATTCAATATATTCTCACAATGATTGATGATATGTTACAG gAAGATCGCAGTCGTGTGGAAATCTTTCGCGAGCACTCTACACGAAAACGGGAATCTGTTTGGGGACCATTCCTCAATCTGTTGAACCGGCAAGATGGCTTTATAATGAATATGACATCGCGTATTATAGCTAAATTGGCTTGCTGGAGTCATGATCTCATGGAGAAAACCGATCTTCAGTTTTATTTAACATGGCTCAAGGATCAATTGAAACTTAGT aacaaTGAATACATTCAATCGGTGGCACGATGTCTACAAATGATGCTTCGTATAGATGAATATCGCTTTGCATTCGTGTCCGTCGATGGAATTTCGACCCTCCTTAGCGTTCTGTCTGGCAGAGTAAACTTCCAAGTGCAATATCAACTTATCTTCTGTCTATGGGTACTTACCTTTAATCCTCTCTTGGCAGAAAAGATGAACAA GTTCAATGTTATACCCATTCTTGCCGATATACTTAGCGACTCAGTCAAAGAAAAAGTAACACGTATTATACTTGCAGTTTTCAGG aatttaattgagaaaGTAGAAGATGGACAAGTTGCCAAGGAACATTGCATCGCTATGGTGCAATGCAAGGTTCTGAAACAACTTTCGATATTATGTCAACGAAAATTCGACGACGAAGATATCACCGATGATATCGAGTTCCTCAATGATAAGTTGCAAGCGTCAGTGCAAGATTTAAGTTCATTTGACGAATATTCGACGGAAGTGAAGTCTGGTCGTCTAGAATGGTCTCCTGTTCACAAATCAGGCAAATTCTGGCGCGAGAACGCAAGTCGTCTTAACGAAAAGAATTACGAACTTTTGCGGATTCTAGTTCATCTGTTAGAGACCAGTAAAGACCCGCTCGTACTCAGCGTAGCCAGTTTCGATATTGGCGAATACGTGCGCCATTATCCACGTGGCAAACA CATAATTGAACAACTTGGCGGAAAACAGCGCGTGATGCAACTTCTTGGGCATGAGGATCCTAATGTTAGATATGAGGCTCTCCTTGCGGTGCAAAAACTTATGGTACATAATTG gGAGTATCTTGGAAAGCAATTGGAAAAAGAACAGACAGGTGCAACTGGAGCACCTACTAACAAGCCCGGAGCACAAGTGCCAGCGAAGGCTTAA